The following coding sequences lie in one Frigoribacterium sp. SL97 genomic window:
- a CDS encoding cystathionine gamma-synthase, translating into MTHGFSTRAIHAGQDFDPTTGAVVPPIYQSSTFVQDGIGGFRGGYEYARSANPTRDSLQTLLADLEGGSAAFSFASGLSAEDALLRSVLAPGTRIVMGNDVYGGTHRLVNRVWVPWGVTLDTVEMSDLDAVRAAVQAAPTAVLWVETPSNPLMKISDIAALAEIGHAAGAVVVVDNTFASPYLQQPLALGADAVVHSTTKYIGGHSDVVGGAVVVRDDELAAKVGFVQFGVGAVSAPMEAWLTVRGIKTLGVRVDRHSSNALAIARALEGHAAVERVYYPGLESHPGHELAARQMRAFGGMLSVQLSAGAAAARRFAESTELFQLAESLGGVESLIGYPSEMTHASVRGTELEVPDSIVRLSVGIEDVDDLLGDVTQALARLDA; encoded by the coding sequence ATGACCCACGGCTTCTCGACCAGGGCGATCCACGCCGGCCAGGACTTCGACCCCACCACCGGTGCCGTCGTCCCCCCGATCTACCAGTCGTCCACGTTCGTCCAGGACGGCATCGGCGGGTTCCGCGGCGGCTACGAGTACGCGCGGTCGGCGAACCCGACGCGCGACTCGCTGCAGACCCTGCTCGCCGACCTCGAGGGCGGCAGCGCCGCGTTCAGCTTCGCCTCGGGGCTGTCGGCCGAGGACGCGCTGCTGCGTTCGGTCCTGGCGCCCGGCACGCGCATCGTCATGGGCAACGACGTCTACGGCGGCACGCACCGCCTCGTCAACCGGGTGTGGGTACCCTGGGGCGTCACGCTCGACACCGTCGAGATGAGCGACCTCGACGCCGTGCGAGCCGCGGTCCAGGCCGCTCCGACGGCCGTGCTCTGGGTCGAGACCCCGAGCAACCCGCTGATGAAGATCAGCGACATCGCGGCGCTCGCCGAGATCGGGCACGCGGCCGGGGCCGTCGTCGTCGTCGACAACACGTTCGCGTCGCCGTACCTGCAGCAGCCCCTCGCGCTGGGGGCCGACGCGGTCGTCCACTCGACGACGAAGTACATCGGCGGTCACTCGGACGTCGTGGGCGGGGCCGTGGTCGTGCGCGACGACGAGCTCGCCGCGAAGGTCGGCTTCGTCCAGTTCGGCGTCGGTGCCGTGTCGGCGCCGATGGAGGCGTGGCTCACGGTGCGCGGCATCAAGACGCTCGGCGTGCGCGTCGACCGCCACTCGTCGAACGCCCTCGCCATCGCCCGGGCCCTCGAGGGGCACGCGGCGGTCGAGCGCGTCTACTACCCGGGGCTCGAGTCCCACCCGGGCCACGAACTCGCCGCCCGGCAGATGCGGGCGTTCGGCGGCATGCTCTCGGTGCAGCTGAGCGCGGGTGCCGCCGCGGCCCGACGGTTCGCCGAGTCGACCGAGCTGTTCCAGCTGGCCGAGTCGCTCGGCGGCGTCGAGTCGCTCATCGGCTACCCGAGCGAGATGACCCACGCCTCGGTGCGCGGCACCGAGCTCGAGGTGCCCGACTCGATCGTGCGGCTGTCGGTCGGCATCGAGGACGTCGACGACCTGCTCGGCGACGTCACGCAGGCGCTCGCCCGCCTCGACGCGTAG
- the rplJ gene encoding 50S ribosomal protein L10 translates to MANKEASVAELTDNFRDSTAVLLTEYRGLTVAELKELRKSISADATYAVVKNTLSKIAANNAGISSFDDELVGPSAIAFVHGDPVAVAKSLRDFAKAHPALIVKNGYFDGNPLTADEVKQLADLESREVLLGKLAGAFKASLFGAAYLFQAPLSQAVRTVEALRAKQEADS, encoded by the coding sequence ATGGCGAACAAGGAAGCATCGGTCGCCGAGCTCACGGACAACTTCCGTGACTCGACCGCCGTCCTGCTCACCGAGTACCGCGGTCTCACTGTTGCCGAGCTGAAAGAGCTCCGCAAGTCCATCAGTGCAGACGCGACGTACGCCGTGGTGAAGAACACGCTCAGCAAGATCGCGGCCAACAACGCCGGAATCAGCTCGTTCGACGACGAACTCGTCGGACCGTCTGCGATCGCCTTCGTGCACGGTGACCCTGTCGCCGTCGCCAAGAGCCTGCGTGACTTCGCCAAGGCACACCCCGCTCTGATCGTGAAGAACGGTTACTTCGACGGTAACCCGCTCACGGCAGACGAGGTCAAGCAGCTCGCCGATCTCGAGTCCCGAGAGGTGCTGCTGGGCAAACTGGCCGGCGCCTTCAAGGCTTCGCTGTTCGGTGCTGCCTACCTGTTCCAGGCACCGCTGTCCCAGGCCGTTCGCACGGTCGAGGCGCTGCGTGCCAAGCAGGAAGCCGACAGCTAA
- a CDS encoding DUF305 domain-containing protein: protein MTAPGHDDDATAGAGPHRASSGRRLRLVIAGVLTVAIVLLVGVALGRLSSPTPVTPGTDSVEAGFSRDMQVHHEQAVQMAMMVRDRTDDPAVRSLAYDMALTQSQQAGQMYAWLELWRLPQAPSEPTMTWMTRPTLDGDYGSHHMTDDGGAGGSATPVATHEPGGRMPGLATDEQLASLDSANGVEAERIFLTLMIAHHEGGIEMADAVLARSEVPQVRAFASGMLQTQQSEVDAMQAMLVERG, encoded by the coding sequence GTGACGGCACCGGGGCACGACGACGACGCGACCGCCGGGGCGGGGCCGCACCGCGCCTCCTCGGGTCGTCGGCTGAGGCTGGTGATCGCGGGGGTCCTGACCGTGGCGATCGTGCTGCTGGTCGGCGTCGCGCTCGGGCGGCTCAGCTCGCCCACCCCCGTCACGCCCGGTACGGACAGCGTGGAGGCGGGGTTCTCGCGCGACATGCAGGTGCACCACGAGCAGGCCGTGCAGATGGCGATGATGGTCCGCGACCGGACCGACGACCCCGCGGTCCGCTCGTTGGCCTACGACATGGCCCTCACGCAGTCGCAGCAGGCCGGTCAGATGTACGCCTGGCTCGAGCTGTGGCGCCTGCCACAGGCGCCCTCGGAGCCGACCATGACCTGGATGACCCGACCGACCCTCGACGGGGACTACGGCAGCCACCACATGACCGACGACGGAGGCGCGGGCGGCTCGGCCACGCCCGTCGCCACCCACGAACCCGGCGGCCGCATGCCGGGGCTGGCGACCGACGAGCAGCTCGCGTCCCTGGACTCCGCGAACGGCGTCGAGGCCGAGCGGATCTTCCTGACCCTGATGATCGCGCACCACGAGGGCGGCATCGAGATGGCCGACGCCGTCCTGGCGCGCAGCGAGGTGCCGCAGGTGCGGGCCTTCGCCTCGGGCATGCTGCAGACGCAGCAGAGCGAGGTCGACGCCATGCAGGCGATGCTCGTCGAGCGCGGCTGA
- a CDS encoding DUF3105 domain-containing protein, whose amino-acid sequence MASSDKPTDKPTVKQQRDARRHEKVAELKRQQARAKRNRTIGIVTASVAGAAAIALVVTFVVTSGQPRQDPQAIEIDGVKTYSDLTANHVGGSVDYAMTPPAGGDHNQIWLNCGVYTEPVPNENAVHDLEHGAVWFTYDPEQVSEGEIEALRDFAPDTYAVVSPYEGLDSPMYVSAWGAQLPFANVTDDEATVSDFVTKYWKSTNAPEPGAPCSGGVDGTGKIA is encoded by the coding sequence GTGGCCAGCAGCGACAAGCCGACCGACAAACCCACCGTCAAGCAGCAGCGAGACGCCCGGCGTCACGAGAAGGTGGCCGAGCTCAAGCGGCAACAGGCCCGGGCGAAGCGCAACCGCACCATCGGCATCGTCACCGCCTCGGTCGCGGGCGCGGCGGCGATCGCGCTGGTCGTCACCTTCGTCGTGACGAGCGGCCAGCCGCGGCAGGACCCCCAGGCCATCGAGATCGACGGCGTGAAGACCTACTCCGACCTCACCGCGAACCACGTCGGCGGCAGCGTCGACTACGCGATGACCCCTCCCGCGGGCGGCGACCACAACCAGATCTGGCTGAACTGCGGCGTCTACACCGAGCCCGTGCCGAACGAGAACGCCGTCCACGACCTCGAGCACGGCGCCGTCTGGTTCACCTACGACCCCGAGCAGGTCAGCGAGGGCGAGATCGAGGCGCTGCGCGACTTCGCCCCCGACACGTACGCGGTCGTCTCGCCCTACGAGGGCCTCGACTCCCCCATGTACGTCTCGGCCTGGGGTGCCCAGTTGCCCTTCGCGAACGTGACCGACGACGAGGCCACCGTGTCCGACTTCGTCACCAAGTACTGGAAGTCCACGAACGCCCCCGAGCCCGGTGCGCCGTGCAGCGGCGGCGTGGACGGCACCGGCAAGATCGCGTGA
- a CDS encoding APC family permease: MPHESRVTSRPSLLAQLRARKPLEAYVAESAASADGGPRLRRTLGVWHLTAISIGATLGTGILVVLGTAVPLAGPAVWISFVLAGVAALLSALSYAEMAGSVPVSGSSYSYAYATLGEGIAWVCGWCLVLEYAVSVAAVAVGAGQYVNEALDVFGLALPAAIAEPPGAGGVLNLPAAVLVLLATLVLVPGARESAWVNTLLVVVKVALLVFFVAVAFTAFRAGNFEPLAPMGAAGVSAAASRLFFSYIGFDAASTAGEEARDAKRDLPRAIIASIVIITVLYILVAVAAIGARPWTTFTDGEATLVTIVADITGQPWVAFLFAVTAVAAIASVVLTVLYGQTRIFVSMARDGLVPRVLGRVSARTQTPVAGTLIVGGAVAVAAAVIPLGALADATSIGTLFAFALVNVSVIWLRRNRPELDRTYKVPLYPLTPVLGCAFCVLLMVTLGWVTWAAFAVWMLVGTAVYLGYGRRHSVLARAS, from the coding sequence GTGCCCCACGAGTCCCGCGTCACGTCCCGTCCGTCCCTCCTCGCCCAGCTGAGGGCGCGCAAACCCCTCGAGGCCTACGTCGCCGAGAGCGCGGCATCCGCCGACGGCGGCCCCCGTCTGCGACGCACCCTGGGCGTCTGGCACCTCACGGCGATCAGCATCGGGGCGACCCTCGGCACGGGCATCCTGGTCGTGCTGGGCACCGCCGTCCCGCTGGCCGGCCCCGCCGTCTGGATCTCTTTCGTGCTCGCGGGCGTCGCGGCCCTGCTGTCGGCCCTGTCGTACGCCGAGATGGCGGGCAGCGTGCCCGTGTCGGGGTCGAGTTACTCGTACGCGTACGCGACGCTCGGCGAGGGCATCGCGTGGGTCTGCGGGTGGTGCCTCGTGCTCGAGTACGCCGTCTCGGTCGCGGCCGTCGCCGTCGGGGCGGGGCAGTACGTGAACGAGGCCCTCGACGTGTTCGGGCTCGCCCTGCCGGCCGCGATCGCCGAGCCCCCGGGCGCCGGCGGCGTCCTCAACCTGCCCGCCGCGGTCCTCGTCCTGCTCGCCACCCTCGTGCTCGTTCCCGGCGCCCGGGAGAGCGCCTGGGTCAACACCCTGCTCGTCGTCGTCAAGGTGGCGCTCCTCGTGTTCTTCGTCGCCGTCGCCTTCACGGCCTTCCGCGCCGGGAACTTCGAGCCGCTGGCACCGATGGGCGCGGCCGGCGTCTCGGCGGCGGCCTCGCGCCTGTTCTTCTCGTACATCGGCTTCGACGCGGCGTCCACGGCCGGTGAAGAGGCCCGCGACGCGAAGCGTGACCTGCCGCGCGCCATCATCGCCTCGATCGTGATCATCACGGTGCTCTACATCCTCGTGGCCGTCGCCGCGATCGGCGCGCGCCCGTGGACGACCTTCACCGACGGCGAGGCGACCCTCGTCACGATCGTCGCCGACATCACGGGGCAGCCGTGGGTCGCCTTCCTCTTCGCCGTGACCGCCGTGGCGGCGATCGCGAGCGTCGTGTTGACGGTGCTCTACGGTCAGACGCGCATCTTCGTCTCGATGGCCCGCGACGGGCTCGTGCCCCGCGTCCTCGGCCGCGTCTCGGCGCGCACGCAGACACCCGTCGCCGGCACCCTGATCGTCGGCGGAGCCGTGGCCGTCGCGGCGGCGGTGATCCCCCTGGGCGCCCTGGCCGACGCGACGAGCATCGGCACGCTCTTCGCCTTCGCCCTGGTCAACGTGTCGGTCATCTGGCTGCGGCGCAACCGACCGGAGCTCGACCGCACCTACAAGGTGCCGCTCTACCCGCTGACCCCGGTCCTCGGCTGCGCCTTCTGCGTGCTGCTCATGGTGACCCTCGGGTGGGTCACCTGGGCGGCCTTCGCCGTCTGGATGCTCGTGGGCACCGCGGTGTACCTCGGGTACGGCCGCCGACACTCGGTCCTGGCCCGCGCCTCCTGA
- a CDS encoding cystathionine beta-synthase, translated as MKYAETVLDLIGDTPLVKLNKVTEGITATVLVKVEYVNPGGSSKDRIATRIIDAAERDGLLGPGGTIVEPTSGNTGVGLALVAQQRGYRCVFVLPDKVGEDKRNVLKAYGAEIVVTPTAVEPASPESYYSVSDRLAREIPGAFKPNQYANPNGPLSHYETTGPEIWRDTDGRITHFVAGVGTGGTISGTGRYLKEVSGGAVQVVGADPEGSVYSGGTGRPYLLEGVGEDFWPAAYDPSVVDRIIAADDARSFELTRRLAREEGLLVGGSSGLAVAAALDVARELGPDDVVVALLPDGGRGYLGKIFNDAWMRSYGFGVSHDERSVRDLIASKTGQLPDLVHAHPSDTVHDVIGIMKTYGVSQMPVLSAEPPVVIGEVVGAIEEKALLEAIFRGGATMGDAVSAYLGDPLPLIGVNEPVSAARSALESVDALLVTDDGRPVGVVTRQDVLSFLSS; from the coding sequence GTGAAGTACGCCGAGACCGTCCTCGACCTGATCGGTGACACGCCGCTCGTCAAGTTGAACAAGGTGACCGAGGGCATCACGGCGACCGTGCTCGTCAAGGTCGAGTACGTCAACCCGGGCGGTTCGTCGAAGGACCGCATCGCGACGCGCATCATCGACGCGGCCGAGCGCGACGGCCTGCTCGGGCCCGGGGGCACCATCGTCGAGCCGACCAGTGGCAACACCGGCGTGGGCCTCGCCCTCGTCGCCCAGCAGCGCGGCTACCGCTGCGTCTTCGTCCTGCCCGACAAGGTCGGCGAGGACAAGCGCAACGTCCTCAAGGCCTACGGCGCCGAGATCGTCGTCACGCCGACCGCCGTCGAGCCGGCCAGCCCCGAGTCGTACTACAGCGTCTCCGACCGCCTGGCGCGCGAGATCCCCGGGGCGTTCAAGCCGAACCAGTACGCCAACCCCAACGGGCCGCTCAGCCACTACGAGACGACGGGCCCCGAGATCTGGCGCGACACCGACGGCCGCATCACGCACTTCGTCGCGGGCGTGGGCACCGGCGGCACCATCAGCGGTACCGGCCGCTACCTCAAGGAGGTGTCCGGAGGCGCGGTGCAGGTCGTCGGCGCCGATCCCGAGGGCAGCGTCTACAGCGGGGGCACCGGCCGTCCCTACCTGCTCGAGGGCGTCGGCGAGGACTTCTGGCCGGCCGCCTACGACCCCTCGGTCGTCGACCGCATCATCGCCGCGGACGACGCCCGTTCGTTCGAGCTGACCCGGCGCCTCGCCCGCGAGGAGGGACTGCTGGTCGGCGGCTCGTCCGGCCTGGCCGTCGCGGCCGCCCTCGACGTGGCCCGCGAGCTCGGCCCGGACGACGTCGTCGTCGCCCTGCTGCCCGACGGCGGGCGCGGCTACCTCGGCAAGATCTTCAACGACGCGTGGATGCGCTCGTACGGCTTCGGCGTCAGCCACGACGAGCGGTCGGTCCGCGACCTGATCGCCTCCAAGACCGGGCAGCTGCCCGACCTCGTCCACGCCCACCCGTCCGACACCGTCCACGACGTGATCGGCATCATGAAGACCTACGGCGTCTCGCAGATGCCCGTGCTCTCGGCCGAGCCCCCGGTCGTCATCGGCGAGGTCGTCGGCGCCATCGAGGAGAAGGCGTTGCTCGAGGCCATCTTCCGCGGCGGCGCGACCATGGGCGACGCCGTCTCGGCGTACCTCGGCGACCCCCTGCCCCTGATCGGCGTGAACGAACCCGTCTCGGCGGCCCGGTCCGCGCTCGAGTCCGTCGACGCCCTGCTCGTCACCGACGACGGCCGCCCGGTCGGCGTCGTCACCCGACAGGACGTCCTCTCCTTCCTGTCCTCCTGA
- the rplL gene encoding 50S ribosomal protein L7/L12 — protein MAKLTQDELIEAFKELTLIELSDFVKKFEEVFEVTAAAPVAAAGAAGPAAAAEEVEEQTAFDVVLEAAGDKKIQVIKEVRALTSLGLGEAKAVVDGAPSTVLEGATKDAAEKAKAQLEAAGATITLK, from the coding sequence ATGGCGAAGCTCACGCAGGACGAACTGATCGAGGCCTTCAAGGAGCTCACGCTCATCGAGCTCAGCGACTTCGTGAAGAAGTTCGAAGAGGTCTTCGAGGTCACCGCTGCTGCCCCCGTGGCCGCTGCCGGTGCCGCCGGCCCCGCCGCCGCCGCTGAAGAGGTCGAAGAGCAGACCGCTTTCGACGTCGTCCTCGAGGCTGCCGGCGACAAGAAGATCCAGGTCATCAAAGAGGTCCGCGCGCTCACGAGCCTCGGTCTCGGCGAGGCCAAGGCCGTCGTCGACGGTGCTCCCAGCACCGTCCTCGAGGGTGCCACGAAGGACGCCGCCGAGAAGGCCAAGGCTCAGCTCGAGGCCGCCGGCGCGACGATCACCCTCAAGTAG
- a CDS encoding LuxR C-terminal-related transcriptional regulator yields the protein MNTSNPTAVEPPSAELQPADHRAALDAIEQGWTQIAPLQGARLREAIRSTPEEEWRGRPRILLALAASHRSVGSRSRSAALPWFRGVAKALDADPDLPLDIRAGYHVHLGASLRTLGNFVVAHEHLEVARTLIENDLAESISVRISLSASFSLQLGLIRLHYGEIDQARFALSLANGLGEDHLSTAERVECLSALAFVAMLIGDFDLADRHVDLARELADGTDLLGSSFGALTQITRVHLALERGEAVSGHEGLLADVRQASRGSDWEALGLFAEAHVLLSESRYIEVLDLLARITRTIDGFTGHSALTDSATVLRAETMRLLGQPHEARRLASSVTSSHHHIRCPGRVLALVHLAAGEPEAALEALEPCLAIGDLHSERTMGQVHALQAAAHLALGDAARIDIAFDQALLSAGHNGSIWLFATLPEDVLDHLVQRAVGRRQPAAIVGVLDRLRGTTADVVPQLAEPLSDRELVIVRHLATGQTLGQIGSQLFISVNTVKSHVRSIYRKLQASSRREAMTRVKQLGLDLDD from the coding sequence GTGAACACGTCGAACCCCACGGCCGTCGAACCGCCGAGTGCCGAACTGCAGCCCGCCGACCACCGGGCCGCTCTCGATGCCATCGAGCAGGGCTGGACCCAGATCGCCCCCTTGCAGGGAGCGCGTCTGCGCGAGGCCATCCGCTCGACGCCCGAAGAGGAATGGCGCGGCCGACCCCGCATCCTGCTCGCCCTGGCGGCGAGCCACCGCTCGGTCGGCTCCCGCTCGCGCAGTGCGGCCCTGCCCTGGTTCCGCGGCGTCGCCAAGGCGCTCGACGCCGACCCCGACCTGCCGCTCGACATCCGGGCGGGCTACCACGTGCACCTCGGGGCGTCGCTGCGCACCCTCGGCAACTTCGTCGTGGCCCACGAGCACCTCGAGGTCGCCCGGACCCTCATCGAGAACGACCTCGCCGAGTCGATCAGCGTGCGCATCTCGCTCAGCGCCTCCTTCTCGTTGCAACTCGGCCTCATCCGGCTGCACTACGGCGAGATCGACCAGGCCCGCTTCGCCCTGAGCCTCGCGAACGGTCTCGGCGAGGACCACCTCAGCACCGCCGAGCGGGTCGAGTGCCTCTCGGCGCTCGCCTTCGTCGCGATGCTGATCGGCGACTTCGACCTCGCCGACCGCCACGTCGACCTCGCCCGCGAGCTCGCCGACGGCACCGACCTGCTGGGGAGCTCGTTCGGGGCCCTCACCCAGATCACGCGCGTGCACCTCGCCCTCGAACGCGGCGAGGCCGTGAGCGGCCACGAGGGCCTGCTCGCCGACGTGCGGCAGGCGTCGCGCGGCAGCGACTGGGAGGCGCTCGGCCTGTTCGCCGAAGCGCACGTGCTGCTGTCCGAGAGCCGCTACATCGAGGTGCTCGACCTGCTGGCGCGGATCACCCGCACCATCGACGGGTTCACCGGGCACAGCGCCCTCACCGACTCGGCCACGGTGTTGCGGGCCGAGACCATGCGCCTGCTCGGTCAGCCGCACGAGGCCCGTCGACTCGCGTCGTCGGTGACGTCGTCGCACCACCACATCCGCTGTCCCGGTCGCGTGCTCGCCCTCGTGCACCTCGCCGCCGGTGAACCCGAGGCCGCCCTCGAGGCGCTCGAACCGTGCCTCGCCATCGGCGACCTGCACAGCGAGCGCACGATGGGCCAGGTGCACGCCCTCCAGGCGGCCGCACACCTCGCCCTCGGCGACGCCGCGCGCATCGACATCGCCTTCGACCAGGCCCTGCTGAGCGCGGGTCACAACGGGTCGATCTGGCTCTTCGCCACCCTGCCGGAGGACGTCCTCGACCACCTCGTGCAGCGCGCCGTCGGCCGTCGTCAGCCGGCCGCCATCGTCGGGGTGCTCGACCGCCTGCGCGGGACCACGGCCGACGTCGTGCCGCAGCTCGCCGAGCCGCTGAGCGACCGCGAGCTCGTGATCGTCCGGCACCTGGCCACCGGTCAGACCCTCGGCCAGATCGGCAGCCAGCTGTTCATCTCGGTCAACACCGTCAAGAGCCACGTCCGCAGCATCTACCGCAAGCTGCAGGCGTCGTCGCGGCGCGAGGCGATGACCCGCGTCAAGCAGCTCGGCCTCGACCTCGACGACTAG
- a CDS encoding ABC transporter ATP-binding protein, with amino-acid sequence MSSMHAPAGGPRGGGRPGGSGRVSSGDAEAQRAANATAPRIPDLFRRIRGLFAPHRRALVVTVVLVLIGAAVSVAPPLLTKQAFDRGLFPQGGPDVPVLLELVGAMVGLWVLSAGIGVWQTYLTATVGNKVMGALRIRLFGHLQRMELAFFTRTKTGVIQSRLQNDVGGVANVLSNTISSVLGNTVTVIAAFVSMLVLSWQMTVVTVVLLPLLVVAQRRVGQVRARIATKTQESLSDMTAITQEALSVSGILLAKSFNQQRAEVERYSAENRTQIGLQVRQQMSGQWFFAVVQIFLSVIPALIYLVAAWLILRDVPVTAGTIVAFTTVQARLTFPLMGLLRVALDLQTSGALFARIFEYLDLHPAITNDPSAEPVDETQLGRVEFDDVSFSYPDAEPGQKTLDGVSFDIAPGQFAAFVGPSGAGKTTVSYLIPRFYEASGGAVRFAGTDVRRLDQESLVGNIGIVSQETYLFHASIGDNLRYARPDATDEQLVDAARQANIHETIASFPDGYDTIVGERGYRLSGGEKQRIAIARVLLKDPAVMVLDEATSALDTVSERVVQEALDTATRGRTTIAIAHRLSTVRDADVVFVVVAGRVVERGTHDELLALGGVYAELYGQQVSS; translated from the coding sequence ATGAGTTCGATGCACGCCCCCGCAGGCGGTCCCCGGGGCGGAGGCCGACCGGGCGGGTCCGGCCGGGTCTCGAGCGGCGACGCCGAGGCCCAGCGTGCGGCGAACGCCACCGCGCCGCGCATCCCCGACCTGTTCCGTCGCATCCGCGGCCTGTTCGCCCCGCACCGGCGAGCCCTCGTCGTCACCGTCGTGCTCGTCCTGATCGGGGCCGCCGTCAGCGTGGCTCCACCGCTGCTCACCAAGCAGGCGTTCGACCGGGGGTTGTTCCCCCAGGGCGGTCCCGACGTGCCCGTGCTGCTCGAACTCGTGGGCGCCATGGTGGGACTCTGGGTGCTGTCCGCCGGCATCGGCGTCTGGCAGACGTACCTGACCGCCACGGTCGGCAACAAGGTGATGGGTGCGTTGCGCATCCGCCTCTTCGGCCACCTGCAGCGCATGGAGCTCGCGTTCTTCACCCGCACCAAGACCGGGGTCATCCAGTCGCGCCTGCAGAACGACGTCGGCGGCGTCGCGAACGTGCTGAGCAACACCATCTCGAGCGTCCTCGGCAACACGGTCACGGTCATCGCGGCCTTCGTGTCCATGCTCGTGCTCAGCTGGCAGATGACCGTCGTCACGGTCGTCCTGCTGCCGCTGCTGGTGGTGGCCCAGCGACGGGTGGGCCAGGTGCGCGCCCGCATCGCCACCAAGACGCAGGAGTCGCTCAGCGACATGACCGCCATCACGCAGGAGGCGCTGAGCGTCAGCGGCATCCTGCTGGCGAAGAGCTTCAACCAGCAGCGCGCCGAGGTCGAGCGCTACTCGGCCGAGAACCGCACCCAGATCGGGTTGCAGGTGCGTCAGCAGATGAGCGGGCAGTGGTTCTTCGCCGTCGTCCAGATCTTCCTCTCGGTCATCCCCGCCCTCATCTACCTGGTCGCGGCCTGGCTGATCCTCCGTGACGTGCCCGTGACGGCGGGCACGATCGTGGCCTTCACCACGGTGCAGGCCCGCTTGACCTTCCCGCTCATGGGGCTGCTGCGGGTGGCCCTCGACCTGCAGACCTCCGGAGCGCTGTTCGCCCGCATCTTCGAGTACCTCGACCTCCACCCGGCGATCACGAACGACCCCTCGGCCGAGCCGGTCGACGAGACGCAGCTCGGCCGGGTCGAGTTCGACGACGTCTCGTTCTCGTACCCCGACGCCGAGCCCGGGCAGAAGACCCTCGACGGCGTCTCGTTCGACATCGCACCGGGTCAGTTCGCCGCCTTCGTCGGCCCGAGCGGTGCGGGCAAGACGACCGTCTCGTACCTGATCCCGCGGTTCTACGAGGCGTCCGGCGGAGCGGTGCGCTTCGCCGGCACCGACGTCCGGCGCCTCGACCAAGAATCGCTGGTCGGCAACATCGGCATCGTCAGCCAGGAGACCTACCTCTTCCACGCCAGCATCGGCGACAACCTCCGGTACGCGCGACCCGACGCGACCGACGAACAGCTGGTCGACGCAGCCCGGCAGGCGAACATCCACGAGACGATCGCGTCGTTCCCCGACGGTTACGACACGATCGTGGGCGAGCGGGGTTATCGGCTCTCGGGCGGTGAGAAACAACGCATCGCCATCGCTCGCGTCCTGTTGAAGGACCCCGCCGTCATGGTCCTCGACGAGGCGACGAGCGCCCTCGACACGGTGTCCGAGCGCGTGGTGCAAGAGGCCCTCGACACGGCGACCCGTGGCCGGACGACGATCGCCATCGCGCACCGGCTCTCGACCGTGCGCGACGCCGACGTCGTGTTCGTCGTGGTGGCCGGTCGCGTCGTCGAGCGGGGGACGCACGACGAGCTGCTGGCCCTGGGCGGGGTGTACGCCGAGCTCTACGGGCAGCAGGTGTCGTCGTAG